A genome region from Aurantiacibacter sp. MUD61 includes the following:
- a CDS encoding pirin family protein — protein MIELRPFESLGSANHGWLQANHHFSFAGYHDPSRVNWGALRVWNDDTIAPKSGFPTHPHSDMEIITYVRKGAITHRDSMGNEGRTEAGDVQVMSAGNGVQHSEFNMDDEECTLFQLWIIPSERGGEPSWGARKFPKDDRAGQFVPLASGIGNDDDALPIRTDARVLGATVKAGESVTYTPRDASRHLYLVPATGKVKVEDVEAKARDGVAITQRESVTITALEDSELVLVDAA, from the coding sequence ATGATCGAACTGCGTCCTTTTGAAAGCCTCGGCTCTGCCAACCACGGCTGGCTTCAAGCGAACCACCACTTTTCCTTTGCGGGTTACCACGATCCCTCGCGGGTGAACTGGGGCGCGCTGCGGGTGTGGAACGATGATACGATCGCTCCCAAAAGCGGTTTCCCGACCCATCCGCACAGCGACATGGAAATCATCACCTATGTCCGCAAAGGCGCGATCACGCATCGCGACTCCATGGGCAATGAAGGTCGCACCGAAGCGGGCGATGTGCAGGTGATGAGCGCAGGCAATGGCGTGCAGCATTCCGAATTCAACATGGATGACGAGGAATGCACTCTGTTCCAGCTGTGGATCATCCCGTCCGAACGCGGCGGTGAGCCGAGCTGGGGCGCGCGCAAATTCCCCAAGGATGATCGCGCCGGCCAGTTCGTCCCGCTCGCCAGCGGTATCGGGAACGACGACGATGCCCTCCCGATCCGCACCGATGCCCGCGTTCTCGGCGCAACGGTGAAGGCGGGGGAAAGCGTCACCTACACGCCCCGCGATGCTTCGCGCCATCTCTACCTCGTCCCCGCCACCGGCAAGGTGAAGGTCGAGGATGTCGAGGCCAAGGCGCGCGACGGTGTGGCGATCACCCAGCGCGAAAGCGTCACCATCACCGCGCTCGAGGACAGCGAACTCGTCCTCGTCGACGCGGCATAA